One region of Chitinophaga varians genomic DNA includes:
- a CDS encoding ATP-binding protein gives MPEQQNIEYKTSWRDEHLKWICGKKWEELPVEGVTIADFDRETIDTFLRKARMKERIPAEALKLDTLSLLKKLGLMAPAGQFSQAALLLFGKHLGRVSITASFKIGRFGKSNQDLLFHDMIETNIFSMADSVIELLDRKYLIRPVSYSGLQRLEPLEYPEEALREAICNAIIHRDYSSTYTFLRVFDDRLHLWNPGCLPEELKIDALKENHSSYPRNRNIANIFYKAGYIESWGRGINRIVEACVEAGLPEPLMVEEQGGFSIVFYKNRYTREFIASQGLSKKLEMVMFYILEHGRISNIEYQQLAAISKRTASRDLQLLIGMELIQKSGTTGKGTFYTFLYKR, from the coding sequence ATGCCTGAACAACAAAATATCGAATACAAAACATCCTGGAGGGATGAACATCTCAAATGGATCTGTGGTAAAAAATGGGAGGAATTGCCGGTAGAAGGAGTTACGATAGCAGATTTTGACCGGGAAACGATTGATACTTTTCTCCGGAAAGCCAGGATGAAAGAACGTATACCGGCGGAGGCGTTAAAATTGGACACCCTGTCTTTGCTGAAAAAGCTGGGCCTGATGGCACCCGCAGGACAGTTCTCACAGGCGGCGCTATTATTGTTTGGGAAGCACCTGGGACGGGTTTCCATTACCGCAAGCTTTAAGATCGGCAGGTTTGGAAAGTCAAACCAGGATCTGCTGTTTCATGACATGATCGAAACCAACATTTTCAGTATGGCCGACAGCGTGATAGAGTTACTGGACCGGAAGTACCTGATCCGTCCTGTTTCCTATAGCGGGCTGCAGCGGCTGGAACCGCTGGAGTATCCGGAAGAAGCACTCAGGGAGGCGATCTGCAATGCCATCATACACAGAGACTATTCGAGCACGTACACCTTTCTCCGCGTGTTCGACGACCGCCTGCACTTGTGGAACCCGGGCTGCCTCCCGGAAGAACTCAAGATTGATGCATTAAAAGAGAACCACTCGTCTTACCCAAGAAACAGAAATATCGCCAATATATTCTACAAAGCCGGGTATATTGAGTCGTGGGGAAGAGGCATTAACAGAATTGTGGAAGCCTGTGTGGAGGCTGGGTTGCCGGAGCCATTGATGGTAGAGGAACAAGGTGGGTTTAGTATTGTGTTTTATAAGAATAGATATACCCGGGAATTTATTGCAAGTCAGGGACTAAGTAAAAAGTTAGAAATGGTGATGTTTTATATTTTGGAACATGGCCGTATCAGTAATATAGAATACCAACAGTTAGCCGCAATATCTAAAAGAACGGCGTCAAGAGATTTACAATTATTAATCGGAATGGAACTTATTCAAAAATCAGGCACTACTGGTAAAGGTACTTTTTATACCTTTTTGTATAAACGATAA
- a CDS encoding DinB family protein, giving the protein MTTVQQIAKHFRDVHFGGNWTAVNLKDALADVDWQVATTRINGLNTIAVLVFHVNYYVDAVLKVLQGEPLQASDKLSFDLPPVTSEEDWQRLVNKTLVQAESFAGLVERLAEKQLSEDFTDGKYGTWYRNLAGIIEHTHYHLGQIVVIKKIIKEA; this is encoded by the coding sequence ATGACCACTGTACAGCAAATAGCCAAACATTTCCGTGATGTGCATTTCGGAGGGAACTGGACTGCCGTTAACCTGAAGGATGCACTCGCTGATGTCGACTGGCAGGTGGCCACTACCCGGATAAACGGCCTTAATACTATCGCCGTACTGGTGTTTCATGTCAACTATTACGTAGATGCGGTGCTGAAAGTCCTCCAGGGAGAACCGTTACAGGCCAGTGATAAATTGAGCTTCGATCTGCCTCCTGTTACATCGGAAGAAGACTGGCAGCGGCTGGTGAACAAAACATTGGTGCAGGCAGAGTCCTTTGCCGGTTTAGTGGAAAGACTGGCGGAAAAGCAGCTGTCAGAAGATTTTACGGATGGGAAATATGGCACCTGGTATCGCAACCTGGCGGGCATCATCGAGCATACGCATTATCATCTCGGGCAAATCGTGGTCATCAAAAAAATAATAAAAGAGGCATGA
- a CDS encoding acyltransferase family protein gives MTTAARAHTPTGKQHYAILDGLRGIAAIVVVIFHFMEIVYTDYSKNFAGHGFLAVDFFFCLSGFVIAYAYDDRMPHLRLRDFFRTRLVRLHPLVALGAVLGLLTFLFDPLMAPPAGYSFGKVTMLFITTLLLIPYPVMPERFFNLFCMNAPAWSLWWEYIANIFYALVLWRLRRNTLLVLGLIAAALLGIVAWKAGNLMGGWSKDTFWQGGARLFYSFTAGMLVYRFRLIIPNRLGFPGVTLLLLLALFMPYFPHNWLMELVIVLFYFPALVALGAGAQLVPWLEKPCTFSGKISYPLYMTHYGFMWIFAHYLETYKPDMSTLAVVIPAGVVGLITLGWAAMAGYDEPVRNYLKKRSQG, from the coding sequence ATGACCACAGCAGCCCGGGCACATACACCTACCGGCAAACAACATTATGCGATACTGGACGGACTGCGGGGCATAGCCGCCATCGTAGTGGTGATCTTCCACTTCATGGAAATAGTATATACCGACTATAGCAAAAACTTTGCGGGACACGGTTTTCTTGCAGTAGATTTTTTCTTCTGCCTGTCCGGCTTTGTGATTGCCTATGCCTATGACGACCGGATGCCGCACCTGCGCCTCCGCGATTTCTTCCGGACACGGCTGGTACGCCTTCATCCGCTGGTAGCGCTGGGCGCTGTACTGGGCCTGCTCACCTTTCTGTTTGACCCCCTGATGGCACCTCCTGCCGGCTACAGCTTCGGTAAAGTAACCATGTTGTTTATCACCACCCTGCTGCTGATCCCCTACCCGGTAATGCCGGAGCGCTTTTTTAACCTCTTCTGTATGAACGCCCCCGCCTGGTCTCTATGGTGGGAATATATCGCCAATATCTTTTACGCCCTGGTATTATGGCGCCTTCGCCGTAACACACTGCTCGTGCTGGGCCTCATAGCCGCAGCGCTACTGGGCATAGTAGCCTGGAAAGCCGGTAACCTGATGGGCGGCTGGAGCAAAGACACCTTCTGGCAGGGCGGCGCACGACTGTTTTATTCCTTTACCGCCGGCATGCTGGTCTACCGTTTCCGGCTGATCATCCCTAACCGACTCGGTTTCCCCGGCGTCACACTGTTATTGCTGCTGGCGCTGTTCATGCCTTATTTTCCGCACAACTGGCTGATGGAGCTGGTCATTGTGCTGTTTTATTTCCCGGCACTGGTGGCCCTCGGCGCCGGCGCACAGCTGGTACCCTGGCTGGAAAAACCCTGCACGTTCTCCGGAAAAATCTCCTACCCGCTATATATGACCCACTACGGCTTTATGTGGATCTTCGCGCATTATCTCGAGACATACAAACCGGATATGTCCACCCTGGCGGTGGTAATACCGGCTGGCGTGGTGGGCCTGATTACATTAGGCTGGGCAGCGATGGCAGGATACGACGAACCTGTCAGAAATTATCTGAAAAAACGGTCCCAGGGCTGA
- a CDS encoding sugar porter family MFS transporter: MLIQIFHVMGNSNTRLFITTVTLIAALGGLLFGFDIAVVSGIILPVKTQYQLTASQEGWFVSCALLGCIAGVAFSGALSDRIGRKKVLALAAFLFLVSAIGFAASATYPLLIFFRVLAGMGVGVASNISPLYISELAPASRRGRLVTFYQLAITIGILVAYCSNLAIQRHAAAAGDMPGGWLHRLFVTEYWRGMFLVGVVPAAAFFALLAIVPESPRWLARFGRQAEALHILEKINSSQTDAANELQAIMAVSADQANGGLRALLQPPLRHLLVMACVLTAFSQFSGINAVIYYGPTILRASGVVANDTLLYQVMLGAANMLFTFVAIWKVDSLGRRPLYLAGSICAAAALTLTGICFLLKVNGWPLLVPITFFLLFFAFSLGPLKFVIATEIFPTPVRGLALSICILVMWISDWLLNLLFPLMREGMGIAATFFLFAGCCLFSFFYAKKYLFETKGQSLENITIKEKTIIHH; this comes from the coding sequence TTGCTGATTCAAATATTTCACGTCATGGGAAACAGTAACACACGCCTGTTCATCACTACCGTCACCCTGATCGCTGCATTGGGAGGCCTTCTTTTCGGCTTCGACATTGCTGTTGTCAGCGGCATTATTCTTCCCGTAAAAACACAATACCAGCTGACCGCCTCACAGGAGGGCTGGTTCGTTTCCTGTGCCCTGCTGGGATGCATTGCAGGTGTAGCTTTTTCCGGCGCGCTCAGCGACCGCATCGGCCGCAAGAAAGTACTGGCCCTGGCAGCATTCCTGTTTCTGGTCAGCGCCATCGGCTTTGCCGCGTCTGCCACCTATCCCCTGCTGATATTTTTCAGGGTGCTGGCAGGCATGGGCGTAGGAGTAGCCTCTAATATATCGCCGCTCTACATCTCGGAGCTGGCGCCGGCTTCCCGCCGGGGACGGCTGGTCACATTCTACCAGCTGGCCATCACCATCGGCATACTGGTGGCTTATTGCTCCAACCTGGCGATACAACGGCACGCTGCAGCAGCAGGTGATATGCCCGGCGGATGGCTGCACCGGCTGTTTGTCACCGAATACTGGCGGGGCATGTTCCTCGTCGGCGTAGTGCCTGCCGCCGCGTTCTTCGCGCTGCTGGCCATTGTGCCGGAAAGCCCGCGATGGCTGGCCCGCTTTGGCCGTCAGGCGGAAGCGCTGCATATCCTGGAAAAAATCAACAGCAGCCAGACGGATGCTGCCAATGAACTGCAGGCCATCATGGCAGTATCTGCCGATCAGGCCAACGGCGGGCTGCGTGCCCTGTTGCAGCCACCGCTGCGGCATTTGCTGGTAATGGCCTGTGTATTGACCGCCTTCTCCCAGTTCAGCGGCATCAACGCGGTGATATATTACGGCCCTACCATCCTGCGCGCTTCCGGCGTAGTGGCAAATGACACGCTCCTGTACCAGGTGATGCTGGGCGCGGCCAATATGCTTTTCACTTTCGTGGCCATCTGGAAAGTAGACAGCCTCGGACGCCGTCCGCTGTACCTGGCAGGCTCCATCTGTGCTGCCGCCGCCCTAACGTTAACGGGTATATGCTTTTTGCTGAAGGTCAACGGATGGCCGTTGCTGGTACCTATCACATTTTTCCTGCTGTTCTTCGCCTTTTCGCTTGGACCACTGAAATTTGTGATTGCCACTGAGATATTTCCAACACCGGTGCGGGGCCTCGCCCTCTCCATCTGTATCCTGGTGATGTGGATCTCTGACTGGCTGCTCAACCTGCTGTTCCCCCTCATGCGGGAAGGCATGGGCATCGCCGCCACTTTCTTCCTGTTTGCCGGCTGTTGTCTTTTCTCTTTTTTCTACGCGAAAAAATACCTGTTTGAAACCAAAGGCCAGTCGCTCGAAAACATCACCATCAAAGAAAAAACGATCATCCACCACTAA
- a CDS encoding helix-turn-helix domain-containing protein: protein MKKTMPSPAIYPDIASFHNELGLPAPQHPLISYVSYEGMQFQREFSSRIMLNFYKVSFIHKTNGMVRYGQHYYDFKEGGLCFMAPGQLISGASPEKSLSGVIIFFHPDLIRHHSLAKKIRQYGFFSYAVSEALHLTEKEKAVVLKIFDQIGMELDTPADRFSQDLLVSGLELLLDYSNRFYHRQFAAQRDDDHGLLNRLDTVLLQYFDSDAPSHSGLPSVQYVSAQLHFSPDYLSDLLRANTGLNTQQHIHRKLLEIAKDLLGAGEWSVADIAYKLGFEQPQSFNRLFKSKTGMSPLAYRQSLKAGTDTL from the coding sequence ATGAAGAAAACGATGCCATCACCGGCGATATATCCGGATATCGCCTCTTTTCACAACGAACTGGGACTGCCGGCGCCGCAACATCCGTTGATCAGTTATGTCAGCTACGAAGGGATGCAGTTCCAGCGTGAATTTTCTTCCCGTATCATGCTCAATTTTTACAAGGTTTCTTTCATTCATAAAACCAACGGCATGGTCCGTTATGGCCAGCACTACTACGATTTCAAAGAAGGTGGGCTGTGTTTTATGGCGCCAGGGCAACTGATCTCCGGCGCCTCTCCGGAAAAGAGCCTTTCAGGCGTGATCATTTTTTTTCATCCTGACCTTATCCGGCATCATTCGCTGGCGAAGAAAATCCGCCAATATGGTTTTTTCTCGTATGCCGTGTCTGAAGCATTACATCTGACAGAGAAAGAAAAGGCGGTGGTCCTGAAAATATTCGATCAGATAGGCATGGAGCTGGACACGCCGGCCGACCGCTTCAGCCAGGACCTGCTGGTGTCCGGGCTGGAGCTGTTGCTCGACTACAGCAACCGTTTTTATCACCGGCAGTTTGCGGCACAGCGCGACGATGACCACGGACTGTTGAACCGGCTGGACACCGTACTGTTGCAGTACTTCGACAGCGATGCACCTTCCCATTCAGGATTACCCAGCGTGCAATACGTGTCAGCGCAATTACATTTTTCGCCCGATTATCTCAGCGATTTGTTGCGGGCCAATACCGGATTGAACACACAACAACATATTCACCGGAAATTATTGGAAATAGCCAAAGACCTGTTGGGCGCCGGCGAGTGGAGCGTGGCTGATATCGCGTACAAACTGGGCTTTGAGCAACCACAGTCTTTCAACCGGTTGTTTAAGAGTAAGACAGGTATGTCTCCGCTGGCCTACAGGCAATCCCTCAAAGCGGGAACTGATACCCTATGA
- a CDS encoding aldo/keto reductase — protein sequence MELTHYRTLGRSGLKVSPLTLGTMTFGTDWHYGASPETSKEILTAYLEQGGNMIDTANIYTRGHSEKIIGDYLKESNVNRDRLVIATKFFGSMRPGDPNSGGTGRKAMVQALEASLRRLQTDYIDLYWMHAFDPHTPTEETLYTLESLVQSGKIRYIGVSDTPAWQIAEAQTIAHFRGWPAFIGLQIEYSLLERTVEAELVPMAREMQLGVMPWSPLKQGLLSGKYTRQNKGEVLSKRTVTGPVSEKAYDVIDMLNTVAADYRVPASAVALAWVMAREGVTSTIIGARTTEQLQQNMQALAVTLSPQVIAALDALSAPDLIFPYNLLANARHIAQGGATINGQASVLPAILPQQENDHY from the coding sequence ATGGAATTGACACATTATCGTACGCTGGGTCGGTCGGGACTGAAAGTAAGTCCGCTGACACTGGGCACTATGACATTCGGAACGGACTGGCACTACGGCGCTTCACCGGAAACATCCAAAGAAATACTGACGGCCTACCTGGAACAGGGCGGGAATATGATAGACACAGCCAATATCTACACCAGGGGGCATTCCGAAAAAATTATCGGGGATTATCTGAAAGAAAGTAATGTCAACAGGGACCGGCTGGTGATCGCTACCAAGTTTTTTGGCAGCATGCGGCCCGGAGACCCCAACAGCGGCGGTACCGGCAGAAAAGCCATGGTACAGGCGCTCGAAGCATCGCTGCGCCGCCTGCAAACAGATTATATAGACCTCTACTGGATGCATGCCTTCGATCCCCACACACCAACAGAAGAAACGCTTTATACATTGGAAAGCCTGGTACAGTCGGGCAAAATCAGGTATATCGGTGTGTCAGACACGCCGGCATGGCAGATAGCGGAGGCGCAGACCATAGCGCATTTCAGGGGCTGGCCTGCATTTATCGGTCTGCAAATAGAATACTCGCTGCTGGAAAGGACGGTGGAAGCGGAACTGGTACCGATGGCCCGGGAAATGCAGCTGGGCGTTATGCCATGGTCTCCGCTGAAACAGGGCCTTCTCTCGGGGAAATATACCAGGCAGAACAAGGGGGAGGTCCTTAGTAAACGCACGGTTACAGGACCTGTCAGTGAAAAGGCCTATGACGTGATTGACATGCTGAACACTGTTGCGGCAGATTATCGCGTACCGGCATCGGCCGTGGCGCTGGCCTGGGTGATGGCACGGGAAGGCGTAACCTCTACTATCATCGGCGCACGCACAACGGAACAATTGCAGCAGAACATGCAGGCGTTGGCGGTAACTCTTTCTCCACAGGTGATTGCAGCACTGGATGCCTTGTCAGCGCCGGATCTCATTTTTCCCTACAACCTGCTGGCCAACGCCCGGCATATAGCGCAGGGGGGCGCCACGATCAACGGACAGGCCTCCGTGTTGCCCGCCATCCTGCCACAGCAGGAGAACGATCATTATTGA
- a CDS encoding helix-turn-helix domain-containing protein: protein MMQSSANHTAAFRDAFLIPQGEVHQYRLPMPDIDGSGRFVLCEDMAIADGSVVAGPPEFSWQHYNEKTFVELNFVMAGKLYQTHEGLISRQLLTQGYANILFNPCSWEKNELADAKGFRNLGVHITPERMIALLNSYAPELHQLTDKIAKGTPFVIHSPSGYFAPRLQHTLDHIWESPLPQGLKRLHFETQVLQLFALQCEALLSSSRSAATNPLRAADRERLHHARQYLLEHLASPPSLAELSRLCGLNEFKLKKGFRLLFGQSVFGFVSNERLEAAREQILQGEHNISEIAYGLGYTHPQHFHRAFKKKFGITPMGLLK from the coding sequence ATGATGCAATCATCCGCTAACCATACCGCCGCTTTCAGAGACGCTTTCCTGATACCACAGGGAGAAGTACACCAGTACCGGTTGCCGATGCCCGACATTGATGGCAGCGGCAGGTTTGTCCTCTGTGAGGATATGGCCATTGCAGATGGCAGCGTGGTGGCCGGACCACCGGAATTTTCGTGGCAGCACTATAACGAAAAGACTTTTGTGGAGCTCAATTTTGTGATGGCAGGAAAGCTGTACCAAACCCACGAAGGGTTGATCTCCCGGCAGCTGTTAACACAGGGATATGCCAATATCCTGTTCAACCCCTGCTCCTGGGAAAAAAATGAACTGGCCGACGCCAAAGGTTTCCGTAACCTGGGCGTGCATATTACCCCCGAACGGATGATAGCGCTGCTCAACAGCTATGCTCCGGAACTGCATCAGCTGACAGACAAAATAGCGAAGGGCACTCCTTTCGTCATACATTCACCTTCCGGCTATTTCGCGCCACGGTTGCAGCACACGCTGGACCATATATGGGAAAGCCCTCTTCCGCAAGGGCTGAAACGGCTGCATTTTGAAACACAGGTACTGCAGTTGTTCGCGTTGCAATGTGAGGCTTTGCTTTCCTCTTCCAGATCCGCCGCCACGAACCCGCTGCGTGCCGCCGACCGCGAACGCCTCCATCACGCCCGGCAATACCTGTTGGAACACCTGGCGTCTCCTCCTTCTTTGGCGGAGCTGTCACGCTTGTGCGGGCTGAATGAATTCAAGCTCAAAAAAGGATTCCGGCTGCTGTTCGGACAGAGCGTCTTCGGTTTCGTGAGCAACGAAAGACTGGAAGCCGCGCGGGAGCAGATACTGCAGGGAGAGCATAACATATCTGAGATCGCCTACGGCCTCGGCTATACGCATCCGCAACATTTCCACCGGGCGTTTAAAAAGAAGTTCGGCATTACGCCCATGGGGCTGCTCAAATAA
- a CDS encoding dihydrofolate reductase family protein, producing MRKIILVNFITLDGVIQSPGGPQEDTSGNFQWGGWVAPFGDDMLHKKLMAVMEQPFDLLLGRRTYDIFAAHWPHYDDFVGKKFNGAEKFVVSHHNIPLPWEHTTLITGDVVAQLQALKKTDGPDLQVYGSSGLVQTLLKHQLVDIAHLWLHPVTIGSGKRLFENGTLPGSWKLTDAIPTSTGVILITYEAAGALQTRAIDAKPPSAAELERRKKVQEENAKS from the coding sequence ATGCGCAAGATCATCCTCGTTAATTTTATTACGTTAGATGGTGTTATACAGTCACCAGGGGGGCCGCAGGAAGATACCTCCGGCAATTTTCAATGGGGTGGCTGGGTAGCGCCTTTTGGAGATGATATGCTCCACAAGAAGCTGATGGCGGTGATGGAGCAGCCGTTCGACCTGCTGCTGGGCAGACGTACCTACGACATCTTTGCCGCCCACTGGCCTCATTATGATGATTTCGTCGGTAAAAAATTCAACGGTGCGGAAAAATTTGTCGTTTCCCATCACAACATTCCATTGCCCTGGGAACATACGACATTGATTACCGGCGATGTGGTGGCCCAACTTCAGGCACTGAAAAAAACGGATGGACCTGATTTGCAAGTCTATGGCAGCAGCGGGCTGGTGCAAACACTACTGAAACATCAATTGGTGGACATCGCACATTTGTGGCTCCATCCTGTCACTATCGGTTCCGGCAAGCGCCTGTTTGAAAATGGTACGCTGCCCGGTAGCTGGAAACTGACAGACGCCATTCCTACTTCCACCGGCGTGATCCTGATTACATACGAAGCGGCGGGAGCATTACAAACACGGGCTATTGATGCGAAACCGCCATCTGCAGCGGAACTGGAGAGAAGAAAAAAAGTGCAGGAAGAAAATGCCAAATCATAG
- a CDS encoding ROK family protein, whose protein sequence is MGTGKKIAIDIGGSHVSACIVDTTRPGAAPGTIITRSLQAGGSAADIISTIAGCITAFKDTATDGIGIAMPGPFDYQQGISAITKVGGKFGRLFGLHARQALQDAAGTGDQPVHFNNDAHCFAIGARHILGLSGEKAILLTLGTGFGSAFLENGELAQGPAGLASAAFYDCPFQDGLADDYFSTRWLLNTFQQQTGVMAPSVKAMAEQYETIARPVFHAFGGNLGAFLRPWLSQYGCTELVIGGNIARAYTLFSGPLEEQLSDLPVKITYCQDTERCILAGAAMAPALPEPAELRRTSQPLLPVSITNNSEDTYTVFPSFHTDHPVQAGYASLAAAIKEDNLLIIDGYEGVLWEQFRTELHQALLTHNRTVYWYHAGACLQTPAAIHSMLEGYSGTPDPVFGKRFDGSLADFFDAEKLSLIQPENTAGLHIIYGTGAALTGIKGKLLYVDVPKNEVQYRLRAGSVTNIGTPTYTYKRCYFADWPVLNKHKQSLLPHIDMIIDGQRPDTITWMEGDQLRASLDVMLTQPFRARPWFEAGVWGGDWMKKHLPGLNPDEVNYAWSFELITPENGLVLEGSGNLLEITFDMLAFHDNHRLLGKAAPRFGTAFPIRFDFLDTFNGGNLSIQCHPRPEYTLQHFGEDFTQDETYYILDCGPDAEVYLGFQEDIQPAAFRGALEAAINEGTPLPVEKYVQQFTANKHDLFLIPNGTVHASGKNNLVLEISSTPYIFTFKMYDWLRTDLNGRPRPIHLDRAFDNLYFDRKGATVPDTLISKPQLQEEWPSGKKWQLPTHPEHFYTVDRYEFSGEMHIPTNRQCHICMLVEGHQLDVTAGDGTQRFQYAETFVIPAGADSYTCRYEGEGKAMLVVAYVKDNYC, encoded by the coding sequence ATGGGAACGGGGAAAAAAATAGCGATCGACATTGGCGGCAGTCATGTATCTGCCTGTATAGTAGACACCACTCGTCCCGGAGCGGCTCCGGGAACGATCATCACCAGAAGTTTACAGGCCGGCGGCAGCGCAGCGGACATTATCTCCACGATAGCCGGCTGTATTACGGCGTTTAAAGACACCGCAACTGACGGCATCGGGATAGCGATGCCGGGGCCGTTTGACTATCAGCAGGGCATCAGCGCCATCACCAAAGTAGGCGGAAAATTCGGCCGCCTTTTTGGGCTGCACGCACGACAGGCATTGCAGGACGCTGCCGGCACCGGCGACCAGCCAGTCCATTTCAACAACGACGCCCACTGTTTTGCGATCGGCGCCCGGCATATACTGGGCCTCAGCGGTGAAAAGGCCATACTGCTGACACTGGGCACCGGCTTCGGATCGGCCTTCCTGGAAAACGGGGAACTGGCCCAAGGCCCGGCAGGACTGGCTTCCGCAGCCTTCTATGATTGTCCCTTTCAGGATGGGCTGGCAGACGACTACTTCTCCACCCGCTGGCTGCTGAACACTTTCCAGCAACAGACAGGCGTAATGGCCCCCTCTGTGAAAGCAATGGCGGAACAATATGAAACAATAGCCCGGCCGGTATTTCACGCCTTCGGCGGAAACCTGGGCGCTTTCCTGCGGCCCTGGCTCTCTCAATACGGTTGCACTGAGCTGGTGATCGGCGGTAATATCGCCCGCGCCTATACGCTGTTCTCCGGTCCGCTGGAAGAACAGCTCAGCGATCTCCCTGTAAAAATAACCTACTGCCAGGACACTGAACGCTGCATTCTGGCAGGAGCCGCCATGGCGCCCGCTCTGCCGGAACCTGCGGAACTACGGCGCACCAGCCAGCCACTACTGCCGGTTTCAATAACGAATAACAGCGAAGACACTTATACCGTCTTCCCTTCTTTCCATACAGATCATCCGGTACAGGCGGGCTACGCCTCACTGGCAGCCGCTATCAAAGAAGATAACCTCCTTATCATAGATGGCTATGAAGGCGTGCTGTGGGAACAGTTCAGAACAGAGCTCCACCAGGCGCTGCTCACCCATAACCGGACCGTTTACTGGTACCATGCCGGCGCATGCCTGCAAACGCCTGCTGCCATACACTCTATGCTGGAAGGATATTCCGGCACGCCAGATCCTGTATTCGGCAAACGATTTGACGGCAGCCTGGCCGACTTTTTTGATGCGGAAAAATTATCCTTAATACAACCGGAGAATACGGCCGGCCTGCATATTATCTACGGTACCGGCGCTGCCCTTACCGGCATCAAAGGGAAATTACTGTACGTGGACGTGCCTAAAAATGAGGTCCAATACCGCCTGCGCGCCGGCAGCGTTACCAATATCGGCACACCAACGTATACGTATAAACGTTGTTACTTCGCCGATTGGCCGGTATTGAACAAACACAAACAGTCCTTGTTACCGCATATCGATATGATCATCGACGGTCAGCGGCCGGACACCATCACCTGGATGGAGGGAGACCAATTACGTGCATCCCTTGATGTGATGCTCACCCAACCTTTCCGCGCCCGGCCCTGGTTTGAAGCCGGCGTATGGGGCGGCGACTGGATGAAAAAACACCTGCCAGGCCTTAACCCCGATGAAGTAAACTATGCCTGGTCCTTTGAACTCATCACACCGGAAAACGGACTGGTACTGGAAGGCAGCGGTAACCTTCTGGAAATCACCTTCGACATGCTGGCATTTCACGACAACCACCGGCTGCTCGGCAAAGCCGCACCACGCTTTGGTACCGCTTTCCCCATCCGCTTCGATTTCCTCGATACGTTCAACGGCGGCAACCTGTCCATACAGTGCCACCCTCGCCCGGAATACACGCTGCAACATTTCGGAGAAGATTTCACACAGGACGAAACCTATTACATACTCGATTGTGGACCTGACGCCGAGGTGTACCTTGGTTTCCAGGAAGACATACAACCCGCCGCCTTCAGAGGCGCGCTGGAAGCTGCCATCAACGAGGGCACACCACTACCCGTTGAAAAATACGTACAGCAGTTCACCGCCAATAAACACGATCTGTTCCTGATCCCTAACGGCACGGTACATGCCTCCGGCAAAAACAACCTGGTACTGGAGATCAGCAGCACGCCGTATATTTTCACCTTTAAGATGTACGACTGGCTGCGGACAGACCTGAACGGCCGTCCACGTCCTATCCATCTGGACCGCGCGTTCGACAACCTGTACTTTGACAGGAAAGGCGCAACAGTGCCAGATACATTGATATCCAAACCACAGCTGCAGGAAGAATGGCCATCGGGCAAAAAATGGCAACTGCCTACCCACCCGGAACATTTTTATACGGTAGACCGTTATGAGTTCTCCGGTGAAATGCACATACCCACCAACAGGCAATGTCATATCTGTATGCTGGTGGAAGGCCATCAGCTGGATGTTACCGCCGGTGACGGCACGCAGCGTTTTCAGTATGCGGAGACCTTTGTCATTCCGGCAGGGGCGGACAGCTATACCTGTCGTTATGAAGGCGAAGGCAAAGCCATGCTGGTAGTAGCTTATGTAAAAGACAACTATTGCTGA